In Triticum aestivum cultivar Chinese Spring chromosome 5B, IWGSC CS RefSeq v2.1, whole genome shotgun sequence, the following proteins share a genomic window:
- the LOC100192178 gene encoding protein YABBY 2 isoform X1, with the protein MSAQIAPPEHVCYVHCNFCNTILAVSVPSNSMLNIVTVRCGHCTSLLSVNLRGLIQSPPVQDHSQENFKAHNISFRGNYPDYGTSSKYRMPMMFSTKSDQEHMLHMRPAPEKRQRVPSAYNRFIKEEIRRIKTNNPDISHREAFSTAAKNWAHFPNIHFGLGSNESSKKLDEAIAAPIPQKVQGLY; encoded by the exons ATGTCGGCACAGATCGCGCCGCCGGAGCATGTCTGCTACGTGCACTGCAACTTCTGCAACACAATTCTCGCG GTCAGTGTTCCAAGTAATAGCATGCTGAACATCGTCACCGTCCGTTGCGGGCACTGCACTAGCCTGCTGTCGGTGAACTTGAGGGGATTGATCCAGTCGCCACCTGTGCAAGATCATTCCCAG GAGAATTTCAAGGCCCACAATATCAGCTTTCGTGGAAATTACCCGGACTATGGCACATCTTCTAAATACCGGATGCCAATGATGTTCTCAACAAAAAGTGACCAAGAGCATATGCTCCACATGAGAC CAGCTCCTGAGAAGAGGCAGCGGGTACCTTCAGCGTATAACCGATTTATTAA GGAGGAGATACGAAGGATAAAAACAAACAATCCTGACATAAGCCACAGAGAAGCCTTCAGCACCGCAGCAAAGAAT TGGGCGCATTTTCCAAACATTCATTTCGGGCTAGGCTCCAATGAGAGCAGCAAGAAGCTGGACGAGGCCATCGCGGCGCCTATCCCCCAGAAAGTTCAAGGTCTCTACTGA
- the LOC100192178 gene encoding protein YABBY 2 isoform X2 — protein sequence MSAQIAPPEHVCYVHCNFCNTILAVSVPSNSMLNIVTVRCGHCTSLLSVNLRGLIQSPPVQDHSQENFKAHNISFRGNYPDYGTSSKYRMPMMFSTKSDQEHMLHMRPPEKRQRVPSAYNRFIKEEIRRIKTNNPDISHREAFSTAAKNWAHFPNIHFGLGSNESSKKLDEAIAAPIPQKVQGLY from the exons ATGTCGGCACAGATCGCGCCGCCGGAGCATGTCTGCTACGTGCACTGCAACTTCTGCAACACAATTCTCGCG GTCAGTGTTCCAAGTAATAGCATGCTGAACATCGTCACCGTCCGTTGCGGGCACTGCACTAGCCTGCTGTCGGTGAACTTGAGGGGATTGATCCAGTCGCCACCTGTGCAAGATCATTCCCAG GAGAATTTCAAGGCCCACAATATCAGCTTTCGTGGAAATTACCCGGACTATGGCACATCTTCTAAATACCGGATGCCAATGATGTTCTCAACAAAAAGTGACCAAGAGCATATGCTCCACATGAGAC CTCCTGAGAAGAGGCAGCGGGTACCTTCAGCGTATAACCGATTTATTAA GGAGGAGATACGAAGGATAAAAACAAACAATCCTGACATAAGCCACAGAGAAGCCTTCAGCACCGCAGCAAAGAAT TGGGCGCATTTTCCAAACATTCATTTCGGGCTAGGCTCCAATGAGAGCAGCAAGAAGCTGGACGAGGCCATCGCGGCGCCTATCCCCCAGAAAGTTCAAGGTCTCTACTGA